A genomic stretch from Arthrobacter sp. KBS0702 includes:
- the glpK gene encoding glycerol kinase GlpK — MNQYVIAIDQGTTSTRAIVFDHSGNIVSSGQMEHEQIFPQAGWVEHDPAEIWNNTREVIASALSKANLTRHDIAAVGITNQRETAVVWDKTTGKAVYNAIVWQDTRTQPIVDELAKDGGPERFKQKVGLPLATYFSGTKIKWILDNVEGARAKAEAGDLVFGNTDCWVLWNLTGGTDGGVHVTDVTNASRTMFMDLETLSWDQEILDAFGVPASMMPAIKSSSEVYGTVHTSQLLREVPVAGILGDQQAATFGQAAFDAGEAKNTYGTGCFLIFNTGEEIVHSKNGLLTTVGYKLGDAKPHYALEGSIAVTGSLVQWLRDNLGMIGSAPEVETLAAAVEDNGGVYIVPAFSGLFAPYWRSDARGAIVGLTRFVNKNHIARAALEATAFQTREVLDAVNADSGVPLTELKVDGGMVANDALMQFQADILGVPVIRPKVVETTSLGAAYAAGLAVGFWKDLGECSANWSEDKRWEPKMDQSERERQMRLWKKAVTKSMDWVDEDVK; from the coding sequence ATGAACCAGTATGTAATCGCCATTGACCAGGGAACCACGAGCACCCGCGCCATCGTGTTCGACCACAGCGGCAACATCGTTTCCTCCGGCCAGATGGAACACGAGCAGATCTTCCCGCAGGCCGGGTGGGTGGAGCACGACCCCGCCGAGATCTGGAACAACACCCGCGAGGTCATCGCCTCCGCACTGTCCAAGGCCAACCTGACCCGCCACGACATTGCCGCCGTCGGCATCACCAACCAGCGTGAAACCGCGGTGGTCTGGGACAAGACCACCGGCAAGGCGGTCTACAACGCGATCGTCTGGCAGGACACCCGGACGCAGCCGATCGTCGACGAGCTCGCCAAGGATGGCGGCCCGGAACGCTTCAAGCAGAAGGTGGGCCTGCCGCTGGCGACCTATTTCTCCGGCACCAAGATCAAGTGGATCCTGGACAACGTCGAGGGCGCCCGCGCCAAGGCGGAAGCCGGGGACCTGGTCTTCGGCAACACCGACTGCTGGGTGCTTTGGAACCTCACCGGCGGGACCGACGGCGGCGTCCACGTCACGGACGTCACCAACGCCTCAAGGACCATGTTCATGGACCTCGAGACGCTGTCCTGGGACCAGGAAATCCTGGACGCCTTCGGTGTCCCGGCCTCCATGATGCCGGCCATCAAGTCCTCCTCCGAGGTCTACGGCACGGTCCACACGTCCCAGCTGCTGCGCGAGGTGCCGGTTGCCGGCATCCTTGGTGACCAGCAGGCGGCGACGTTCGGCCAGGCCGCCTTCGACGCCGGCGAGGCCAAGAACACCTACGGCACCGGCTGCTTCCTCATCTTCAACACCGGTGAGGAGATCGTCCACTCCAAGAACGGTCTGCTGACCACGGTCGGCTACAAGCTGGGCGACGCCAAGCCGCACTACGCCCTGGAAGGCTCCATCGCCGTCACCGGTTCGCTGGTGCAGTGGCTGCGCGACAACCTCGGCATGATCGGCAGCGCCCCGGAAGTGGAGACCCTGGCGGCTGCGGTCGAGGACAACGGCGGCGTCTACATCGTGCCGGCGTTCTCCGGCCTCTTCGCTCCGTACTGGCGTTCCGACGCCCGCGGCGCGATTGTCGGCCTGACCCGGTTCGTGAACAAGAACCACATTGCCCGCGCGGCGCTGGAGGCCACCGCCTTCCAGACCCGCGAGGTGCTCGACGCGGTCAACGCCGACTCCGGGGTGCCCCTGACGGAGCTCAAGGTCGACGGCGGCATGGTCGCCAACGATGCGCTGATGCAGTTCCAGGCCGACATCCTGGGTGTCCCGGTGATCCGGCCGAAGGTGGTGGAGACGACCTCGCTCGGCGCCGCCTACGCAGCCGGACTCGCCGTCGGCTTCTGGAAGGACCTGGGCGAATGCTCCGCCAACTGGTCCGAGGACAAGCGCTGGGAGCCGAAGATGGACCAGTCCGAACGCGAGCGCCAGATGCGTCTCTGGAAGAAGGCTGTCACCAAGTCCATGGACTGGGTCGACGAGGACGTGAAGTAG
- a CDS encoding MIP/aquaporin family protein, with protein MSLGIVFLSEVFGTAMLTLLGCGVVANVALKGTKGNNGGFLMVTWGWGIAVFSGVYVAAKSGAHLNPAVTFGLLLNGKKEYAPGVAVDFGSTLTYFGGELLGAFLGAVVMWLAHKQHFDAEPEPASKLGVFSTGPAIRSTPWNLITEIIGTFVLVFVILTFGGTPSGLGPLAVALLVVGIGVSLGGPTGYAINPARDLGPRIAHALLPIKGKGSSDWSYSWIPVVGPLVGGGLAGIVAAVVPIIATAAAS; from the coding sequence ATGTCTCTTGGAATAGTTTTCCTGTCCGAAGTATTCGGCACCGCAATGCTGACCCTGCTGGGTTGCGGCGTTGTGGCCAACGTCGCGCTCAAAGGCACCAAGGGCAACAACGGCGGGTTCCTGATGGTCACCTGGGGATGGGGCATTGCCGTCTTCTCCGGTGTCTACGTTGCCGCCAAGTCGGGCGCGCACCTGAACCCTGCCGTAACCTTCGGCTTGCTGCTCAACGGCAAGAAGGAGTACGCCCCCGGCGTCGCGGTCGACTTCGGCTCCACCTTGACCTACTTCGGCGGTGAACTGCTCGGTGCGTTCCTGGGCGCCGTCGTGATGTGGCTGGCGCACAAGCAGCACTTCGACGCCGAACCCGAGCCCGCCAGCAAGCTGGGCGTCTTCTCCACCGGACCGGCCATCCGCTCCACCCCGTGGAACCTGATCACGGAAATCATCGGCACCTTTGTCCTCGTCTTCGTCATCCTGACCTTCGGCGGGACCCCCTCCGGCCTGGGCCCGCTGGCCGTGGCCCTGTTGGTTGTCGGCATCGGTGTATCCCTCGGCGGCCCCACCGGATACGCCATCAACCCCGCCCGTGACCTTGGTCCCCGCATCGCCCACGCCCTGCTGCCCATCAAGGGCAAGGGCTCCTCGGACTGGAGCTACTCGTGGATCCCGGTGGTCGGACCGCTCGTCGGCGGCGGACTCGCCGGCATTGTCGCAGCAGTGGTGCCGATCATCGCCACCGCCGCCGCTTCCTAG
- a CDS encoding glycerol-3-phosphate dehydrogenase/oxidase — translation MGNKVSSGQSATNSQRTSVQRLRNRPHAQVLIIGGGINGVGTFRDLALQGVDVALVERGDFCQGASGASSHMIHGGIRYLENGEFRLVQESVVERNRLLRIAPHYVKPLQTTIPIFSTFSGILAAPLRFLTHKQQGAPKERGAFLIKLGLSMYDFFSRDGGTVPRHQFRGRKRALAELPRLHPGIKYAATYFDASVHNPERLTLDVLQDGEKAGEAGGNGARASNYLSLVSMDAATEAGGRSGAVQLRDELTGEVFDFSADVVVNTTGAWVDLTNQAMGAASAFMGGTKGSHIVLDHPELLEACQGREIFFEHTDGRIVLIYPMGDRVLVGTTDVDADMAEDAVCTEAEIDYFFDLIGHVFPDVAVDREQIVYTFSGVRPLPRHDATQPGFVSRDYRIERRGPARNGQGSGSGRQQADGGAVVLSLVGGKWTTFRALAEHLSNDVLAELGLERKVSTAKLAIGGGAGFPATEDGVQRWIKAHMDAGRDADRTAGLLTRYGTRAVDVMAYLDAGPDRLLHSTRELSVRELEYMAENEQIGHLIDVLVRRTSLAFRGLVTGELLNEAAEILSGPLGWDTSARAAEIIHAQEVLERFHGVQVHSLVA, via the coding sequence TTGGGAAACAAGGTTTCATCCGGCCAATCGGCGACGAACAGCCAGCGCACGTCGGTGCAGCGGCTGCGGAACCGGCCGCACGCGCAGGTGCTGATCATCGGCGGCGGAATCAACGGAGTCGGGACCTTCCGTGACCTGGCCCTCCAGGGCGTAGACGTGGCCCTCGTCGAACGGGGGGACTTCTGCCAGGGCGCCAGCGGTGCCTCCTCGCACATGATCCACGGTGGCATCAGGTACCTCGAAAACGGCGAATTCCGCCTCGTCCAGGAGTCCGTCGTCGAACGCAACCGGCTCCTGCGCATCGCGCCGCACTACGTGAAGCCGCTGCAGACCACCATCCCGATCTTCAGCACCTTCTCCGGCATCCTCGCGGCGCCGCTGCGGTTCCTGACCCACAAGCAGCAGGGCGCACCCAAGGAGCGCGGCGCCTTCCTGATCAAGCTGGGACTGAGCATGTACGACTTCTTCTCCCGCGACGGCGGCACCGTCCCGCGCCACCAGTTCCGCGGCCGGAAGCGCGCCCTGGCCGAGCTGCCGCGGCTGCACCCTGGGATCAAATACGCTGCGACCTACTTCGACGCTTCCGTGCACAACCCGGAGCGGCTGACCCTGGACGTCCTCCAGGACGGCGAGAAGGCCGGCGAGGCCGGCGGCAACGGCGCCCGCGCCAGCAACTACCTTTCCCTCGTCTCCATGGACGCGGCGACGGAAGCCGGCGGCCGGTCCGGCGCGGTCCAGCTCCGTGACGAACTGACCGGCGAGGTCTTCGATTTCAGCGCCGACGTGGTGGTCAACACCACCGGTGCCTGGGTCGACCTCACCAACCAGGCCATGGGCGCCGCCTCGGCCTTTATGGGCGGCACCAAGGGCTCGCACATCGTGCTGGACCACCCCGAACTGCTTGAGGCGTGCCAGGGCCGGGAGATCTTCTTCGAGCACACGGACGGCAGGATCGTGCTGATCTACCCGATGGGTGACCGCGTCCTGGTCGGAACCACCGACGTCGACGCCGACATGGCGGAGGACGCGGTCTGCACCGAAGCCGAGATTGACTACTTCTTCGACCTGATCGGGCATGTCTTCCCGGACGTCGCGGTGGACCGGGAACAGATCGTCTACACCTTCTCCGGTGTCCGCCCGCTGCCCCGGCACGACGCCACGCAGCCCGGCTTCGTCAGCCGCGACTACCGGATCGAACGCCGCGGGCCGGCCAGAAACGGCCAGGGGAGTGGCAGCGGCCGGCAGCAGGCCGACGGCGGCGCCGTCGTTCTCAGCTTGGTGGGCGGGAAGTGGACCACCTTCCGGGCCTTGGCCGAGCACCTCAGCAACGACGTCCTGGCCGAGCTCGGCTTGGAGCGGAAAGTCTCCACCGCGAAACTCGCCATCGGTGGCGGTGCAGGCTTCCCCGCCACCGAGGACGGCGTCCAGCGCTGGATCAAGGCGCACATGGACGCCGGCCGTGATGCGGACCGGACGGCGGGCCTGCTGACCCGCTACGGCACGCGCGCGGTGGACGTGATGGCCTACCTCGACGCCGGGCCGGACCGGCTGCTGCACTCCACCCGCGAACTGAGTGTGCGGGAACTGGAGTACATGGCGGAGAACGAACAGATCGGCCACCTGATCGACGTGCTGGTCCGCCGCACCTCGCTCGCCTTCCGCGGGCTGGTGACCGGGGAGCTGCTGAACGAAGCCGCCGAGATCCTGTCCGGCCCGCTGGGCTGGGATACCTCGGCGCGGGCTGCAGAGATTATCCACGCCCAGGAGGTGCTCGAACGGTTCCACGGAGTCCAGGTCCACAGCCTGGTCGCCTAG
- a CDS encoding sugar-binding transcriptional regulator, with the protein MSPTRQSDALRAAQLYYLQDLTMDAIARELRTSRSTVSRLLSAARESGLVQVQIRSPLDTGPELESMIRAEYKVDVHVVPVVDTLNEAETLDRVAMQAARTIGPLVDSNAIIGVAWGSTLSAVSRHLTRKITHDSIIVQLNGAGNMQTTGITYASDIMRRFGSAYGARVEQFPVPAFFDHAATKEAMWNERSVQRILRLQSRMSIAIFGVGSVDADYPSHVYAGGYLDEDDLNVLANSDVVGDVATVFFRADGSSDGITLNERSTGPDLAQLRQVRRRICVVSGASKINGLRGALAAGLATDLILDEATARRLVGSEGPS; encoded by the coding sequence ATGTCGCCCACCCGCCAGTCCGACGCCCTCCGGGCCGCCCAGCTGTATTACCTCCAAGACCTGACCATGGACGCGATCGCCCGTGAGCTCCGCACCTCCCGTTCGACCGTTTCCCGGTTGCTCTCCGCGGCCCGTGAATCCGGCCTGGTGCAGGTCCAGATCCGCAGCCCGCTCGATACCGGCCCCGAACTCGAGAGCATGATCCGGGCCGAGTACAAGGTCGATGTGCACGTCGTCCCGGTGGTGGACACGCTCAACGAGGCGGAAACGCTGGACCGGGTGGCGATGCAGGCTGCACGCACCATCGGCCCGCTGGTGGACTCGAACGCCATCATCGGCGTGGCCTGGGGCTCCACGTTGAGCGCCGTCAGCCGGCACCTGACCCGGAAGATCACCCACGACAGCATCATCGTCCAGCTCAACGGGGCCGGAAACATGCAGACAACAGGCATCACCTACGCCTCGGACATCATGCGGCGCTTCGGCAGCGCCTACGGTGCGCGGGTGGAACAGTTCCCGGTGCCGGCGTTCTTTGACCACGCGGCCACCAAGGAGGCCATGTGGAATGAACGCAGTGTTCAGCGCATCCTGCGGCTGCAGTCCCGGATGAGCATCGCTATCTTCGGGGTGGGATCGGTCGACGCCGACTACCCCAGCCACGTCTACGCCGGCGGCTACCTGGACGAGGACGACCTGAACGTCCTGGCCAATTCCGACGTCGTAGGGGACGTTGCCACCGTCTTCTTCCGCGCCGACGGCTCCTCCGACGGCATCACCCTCAACGAGCGTTCCACGGGGCCGGACCTGGCCCAGCTCCGACAAGTCCGGCGACGGATCTGTGTCGTGTCCGGGGCGTCCAAGATCAACGGGCTGCGCGGGGCGCTGGCCGCCGGGCTGGCCACAGACCTGATCCTCGACGAGGCCACAGCCCGGCGGCTGGTCGGTTCTGAAGGCCCAAGCTGA
- a CDS encoding aldo/keto reductase yields MRISPRLTLNNGVLMDRLGFGLYKVPPADAAGLVTMALEAGYRHFDTAAMYGNETGVGKAIGALSAFDGSAGGSGELHPPLAREDLFVTTKLWNDDQGYDATLRAFDTSIAKLGLEYVDLYLIHWPCARRGLYTESYRALETLYREGRVRAIGVSNFQPAHLEYLLQTAEVVPAVNQIELHPWLQQAELRALHASLGITTEAWSPLGRGQVLQDPVVVELAAAHRRTAAQIILRWHLELGNVVIPKASSYTRIRENHDLFGFSLGTADLDALAGLERGFRTGSNPDDVN; encoded by the coding sequence ATGAGAATTTCCCCCCGGCTGACGCTGAACAACGGTGTGTTGATGGACCGCCTCGGGTTCGGGCTCTACAAGGTTCCACCCGCTGACGCCGCCGGGCTCGTCACCATGGCGCTGGAGGCCGGCTACCGGCACTTCGACACGGCTGCCATGTACGGGAACGAGACCGGCGTCGGGAAGGCGATCGGCGCCTTGTCAGCCTTCGACGGCTCCGCCGGTGGCTCCGGCGAGCTGCACCCCCCGCTCGCCCGGGAAGACCTCTTCGTGACCACGAAACTCTGGAATGACGACCAGGGCTACGACGCCACGCTGCGGGCCTTCGACACCTCCATCGCCAAGCTCGGCCTGGAATACGTGGACCTGTACCTGATCCACTGGCCCTGCGCCCGGCGCGGGCTCTACACCGAGAGCTACCGCGCCCTCGAAACGCTTTACCGCGAAGGCCGGGTCCGCGCCATCGGGGTGTCCAACTTCCAGCCCGCGCACCTGGAGTACCTGCTTCAGACCGCCGAAGTGGTGCCCGCCGTCAACCAGATCGAGCTCCACCCGTGGCTGCAGCAGGCCGAACTGAGGGCCCTGCACGCCTCGCTCGGCATCACCACCGAGGCGTGGAGCCCGCTGGGCCGCGGCCAGGTGCTGCAGGACCCGGTGGTAGTCGAGCTCGCCGCCGCGCACCGGCGCACGGCGGCGCAGATCATCCTGCGCTGGCACCTGGAACTGGGCAACGTCGTCATTCCCAAGGCCAGCTCCTACACCCGGATCCGCGAGAACCACGACCTCTTCGGTTTCAGCCTCGGCACCGCGGATTTGGACGCCCTCGCCGGCCTGGAACGGGGCTTCCGCACCGGCTCGAACCCCGACGACGTCAACTAG
- a CDS encoding alpha/beta fold hydrolase, with protein sequence MEHVATESSPAPPLLSAELESRSSASAVDLDGTRVAYWSYEPVRETEATRTILVIHGFRGDHHGLLRVVDQLPDMRLIMPDLPGFGASGAFRAGGHSVEGYGRFIKDFMAALGLGPDTVLLGHSFGSIVTSHFVADNPGAVAELILINPIAAPALEGPKGLMTKAAVLYYEAAARLPRRLGNALLRNQLIVRVMSETMAKTKDPVVRQFVHDQHSAYFSAFADRDSLLEAFKASVSSNVAEVAPRLTLPVLLVAGEKDEIATLPDQHKLLPLLPDGTLEVIPGVGHLIHYETPAPAAGFIRRFLKDHAA encoded by the coding sequence ATGGAACACGTGGCCACCGAATCCTCCCCCGCACCTCCCCTGCTCAGCGCCGAACTCGAGTCGCGCAGCAGCGCCTCGGCCGTGGACCTCGACGGCACCAGGGTCGCCTACTGGAGCTACGAGCCGGTCCGCGAGACCGAGGCGACCCGGACCATCCTGGTGATCCACGGATTCCGCGGCGACCACCACGGACTGCTCCGCGTGGTCGACCAGCTGCCCGACATGCGCCTGATCATGCCGGACCTGCCGGGGTTCGGCGCCTCCGGCGCCTTCCGCGCCGGCGGCCACAGCGTCGAGGGCTACGGCCGGTTCATCAAGGACTTCATGGCAGCCCTGGGGCTCGGCCCGGACACCGTACTGCTGGGCCACTCCTTTGGTTCAATCGTCACCAGCCACTTTGTGGCCGACAACCCCGGCGCGGTCGCCGAACTGATCCTGATCAACCCCATCGCCGCGCCCGCCCTCGAGGGGCCCAAGGGACTCATGACCAAGGCTGCGGTGCTGTACTACGAGGCCGCCGCCCGGCTCCCCCGCCGCCTCGGAAACGCCCTGCTGCGCAACCAGCTGATCGTCCGGGTGATGAGCGAGACCATGGCCAAGACCAAGGACCCGGTGGTGCGGCAGTTCGTCCACGACCAGCACAGCGCGTACTTTTCCGCCTTCGCCGACCGCGACAGCCTGCTCGAAGCCTTCAAGGCCTCCGTCAGCAGCAATGTCGCCGAGGTGGCGCCGCGCCTCACGCTGCCGGTGCTCCTGGTGGCCGGCGAGAAGGACGAGATCGCCACCCTCCCGGACCAGCACAAGCTGTTGCCGCTGCTGCCGGACGGAACCCTCGAAGTCATTCCCGGCGTCGGGCACCTGATCCACTACGAGACCCCGGCGCCCGCCGCGGGCTTCATCCGACGCTTCCTGAAGGACCACGCCGCGTGA